Proteins encoded in a region of the Thunnus thynnus chromosome 8, fThuThy2.1, whole genome shotgun sequence genome:
- the LOC137188402 gene encoding leucine-rich repeat-containing protein 24-like yields MMAVLLLPLLSLLLLSLQTPGQASPSCPVSCRCYSLTVECGSTGLQDIPKHVPASTQTIFLQDNVIGQIRRQDLTLLRHLHYLYLQNNTISAVEPGSFQNQGQLLELALNGNRIHLVTADMFQGLEHLRILYLAGNDIMRLLDYTFHGLQRLQELHLQHNSIEMLADQALVGLTSLALLDLSRNNLHTIGPVSLRPLVSLQVLRITDNPWRCDCALHWLRSWIDEEGQRLLSSAERRLVCTEPPRLSHLSLVEVPLNSLVCIPPLVQLEPRRLAVRLGESLRVSCHASGYPRPQVTWRKASQGKLMLSPRGLVQEMGAGGGAVGRAEEPSEEGRVSLQKTDNERFDPDTGSGMLFLSNVTVAHAGFYECEAWNAGGMARVTFQLAINSSTSSSSSSSSIWASWSQVSSPYSPAWPRLRSHGPALGSDVSREPLYALGSMAFSALGAATQTAIAVGISLLALTALLLVAMIYSRHHQRDKEADGAEKEESILYVNDYSDGPTTFAQLEEYRDERGHEMYVLNRAKPVLPPAPPTAVSTTNLGCPAPSDTSTHTLSSGPGQTMSPTLVPNKQQQQEGDIRTMRRMAGEGGEAEPVITSEAEGMFLNHTGLFMDSQIAYEIHC; encoded by the exons ACTATCTTCCTTCAGGACAATGTGATTGGTCAGATCCGTCGACAGGACCTCACTCTGCTGAGGCACCTACACTACCTCTACTTgcag AACAACACCATCTCAGCAGTGGAGCCTGGATCTTTCCAGAACCAGGGTCAGTTGTTGGAGCTGGCTCTGAATGGAAACCGGATACACCTAGTGACCGCCGACATGTTCCAGGGACTGGAACATCTCCGCATTCTTTACCTGGCAGGAAATGACATCATGCGCCTGCTGGACTACACCTTCCATGGCTTACAG cGTCTGCAAGAGCTACATTTGCAGCATAACAGTATAGAGATGTTAGCAGACCAAGCACTAGTTGGTTTGACTTCTTTAGCCCTGCTGGACCTGAGCAGGAATAATCTTCACACCATTGGCCCTGTATCACTGCGACCTCTGGTCAGCCTGCAGGTCCTGCGCATCACAG ACAACCCATGGCGCTGTGACTGTGCTCTTCACTGGCTAAGGAGCTGGATCGATGAGGAGGGCCAGCGGCTGCTCAGTTCAGCAGAACGTCGGCTGGTCTGTACTGAGCCACCGCGTCTTTCCCACCTTAGCCTGGTGGAGGTTCCGCTCAACAGCCTGGTGTGTATCCCTCCACTTGTGCAGCTAGAGCCTAGGAGACTAGCTGTGCGCCTGGGAGAGAGCCTCAGGGTGTCGTGCCATGCATCTGGTTACCCACGGCCACAG GTGACCTGGAGGAAGGCGTCCCAGGGTAAGTTGATGCTGTCTCCCAGAGGCCTGGTTCAGGAGATGGGTGCCGGAGGAGGTGCAGTGGGCAGAGCAGAGGAGCCTTCAGAGGAAGGCAGAGTCAGTCTGCAGAAGACTGACAATGAGCGCTTTGACCCTGACACCGGCAGCGGCATGCTGTTTCTCAGTAATGTGACTGTAGCTCATGCTGGTTTCTATGAATGTGAAGCCTGGAACGCAGGAGGCATGGCCAGGGTCACTTTTCAGCTTGCCATCAACTCATCcacttcctcatcctcctcttcttcctccatctGGGCCTCATGGTCGCAGGTGTCCTCACCATACTCACCTGCCTGGCCCCGGCTGAGGAGTCATGGTCCCGCTTTGGGCTCAGATGTGAGCCGGGAGCCCCTGTACGCTCTGGGCAGCATGGCCTTCAGTGCTCTGGGAGCTGCCACTCAGACCGCTATCGCTGTGGGCATCTCCCTGCTGGCTCTGACCGCTCTTCTGCTGGTTGCCATGATCTACAGCCGACATCACCAGCGAGACAAGGAGGCTGACGGAGCTGAGaag GAGGAGAGCATCTTGTACGTTAATGACTACTCTGATGGCCCAACCACATTCGCCCAGCTAGAGGAGTACCGTGATGAGCGTGGCCACGAGATGTATGTCCTTAACAGGGCCAAGCCTGTGCTGCCTCCTGCCCCACCCACAGCTGTCTCCACCACCAACCTGGGTTGCCCTGCTCCATCTGACACCTCCACCCACACCCTGTCCTCTGGGCCGGGCCAGACCATGAGTCCTACTCTGGTTCCcaacaagcagcagcaacaggaggGCGACATACGGACCATGAGGAGAATGgctggggagggaggggaagccGAGCCTGTGATCACGTCAGAGGCCGAAGGGATGTTTCTTAACCACACAGGCCTGTTCATGGACTCTCAGATCGCCTATGAGATCCACTGCTGA